In a single window of the Candidatus Methanomethylicota archaeon genome:
- a CDS encoding DUF86 domain-containing protein has translation MKVSKEYISRLASEVRSSITFILRVVEKPFEDISEAEKYAIRYHLITIAEALTSIALHVCREVLNQRPETPIHAFKLLVEGKVISNEVFMELSKFMGLRNLLVHRYWVINDENIYENIKGDFKCVEEFLKNVLALIGGEV, from the coding sequence TTGAAAGTTAGCAAGGAGTACATTTCAAGGTTGGCTTCAGAAGTTAGGAGCTCTATAACGTTTATATTAAGAGTTGTTGAGAAGCCTTTTGAAGACATTTCAGAAGCTGAGAAGTATGCCATAAGATACCACTTAATTACAATAGCGGAAGCCCTAACATCGATTGCTCTACACGTATGTAGAGAAGTGCTCAATCAAAGACCGGAGACACCAATACATGCCTTCAAGCTATTGGTTGAGGGGAAAGTGATCTCCAATGAAGTTTTCATGGAATTATCTAAATTCATGGGGCTTAGAAACCTACTCGTACACAGATATTGGGTGATAAATGATGAAAACATTTATGAGAACATAAAGGGAGATTTCAAATGTGTTGAAGAGTTCCTCAAAAATGTCCTTGCACTCATTGGAGGAGAAGTATAG
- a CDS encoding nucleotidyltransferase domain-containing protein, with the protein MLKSSSKMSLHSLEEKYRYYSLGEGGREEVLNRIRGVLEKHDVGLAIIFGSFLSGNAFRDIDVAVYSKELKFDDLLKLRVELELELGMPIDLVPLDQLPPKFRLEVLRRGMIIIEKNGVYEHLYMKTYDELISMKPPITEHDNSMHTSIQ; encoded by the coding sequence GTGTTGAAGAGTTCCTCAAAAATGTCCTTGCACTCATTGGAGGAGAAGTATAGGTATTATAGCCTCGGGGAGGGGGGGAGGGAGGAAGTGTTAAATAGGATTAGAGGGGTATTGGAGAAGCATGATGTGGGGCTTGCAATAATTTTCGGAAGCTTCTTGAGTGGAAACGCATTCAGAGACATAGATGTAGCCGTATACTCTAAGGAGCTAAAATTCGATGATTTATTGAAGCTTAGGGTGGAGTTGGAGTTGGAATTGGGCATGCCAATAGACCTAGTACCATTAGACCAGCTCCCCCCAAAGTTCAGGCTGGAAGTCTTAAGGAGGGGCATGATTATAATTGAGAAGAATGGAGTCTACGAGCACCTCTACATGAAAACATATGATGAGTTAATATCAATGAAGCCTCCAATTACCGAACATGATAATAGCATGCATACCAGCATACAATGA
- a CDS encoding ATP-binding protein: MRRVKLPFARGLEIEFTDRCRAIKQIEEIAERGTRFPIVVYGPEGCGKTSWLLQAVEFFKEWGFGVIYFNPLRRMFEVEVGVKSLKQRALDVLRSSSSDYALAKLVWSIIDFAKEAIEHGRRKLAIIIDDVFQYIGARESSFTVKGLLELIEYPPKSYDVIAAIAATSEGASRMEIGRHLWAWLKPMWNMGESGFKELYEEILGDKPPIENVWRLTGGNPRVLAQLYESKWDVEFTIRSLAESKKLEIFISSLDSDERGWLLKAVEDPDTLLAREKMPLLNRLVELNLIVDNIPARDERSWIDEPPPERNIELGVGRHVAWQTPIHREAVRRAIAQC; encoded by the coding sequence TTGAGGAGGGTTAAATTACCCTTTGCGAGGGGTTTAGAAATAGAATTTACCGATAGATGTAGAGCTATTAAGCAAATTGAGGAAATCGCTGAGAGGGGGACTAGGTTCCCCATCGTAGTGTATGGTCCTGAGGGTTGTGGAAAGACTTCATGGCTTCTACAAGCAGTGGAGTTTTTCAAGGAGTGGGGCTTTGGAGTAATATATTTCAATCCATTGAGAAGGATGTTTGAGGTTGAAGTTGGCGTTAAGAGCTTGAAGCAACGGGCTTTAGATGTCTTAAGGAGCTCTTCCTCCGATTATGCATTAGCCAAGCTTGTGTGGAGTATTATAGATTTTGCAAAGGAGGCTATTGAACATGGGAGAAGGAAGCTTGCCATCATCATTGATGATGTCTTCCAATATATTGGTGCTAGAGAATCTTCATTTACAGTGAAAGGTCTACTTGAATTGATAGAGTACCCCCCGAAGAGTTACGATGTCATCGCCGCCATTGCAGCCACCAGTGAGGGAGCTTCAAGAATGGAGATTGGTAGACATTTGTGGGCTTGGCTGAAGCCCATGTGGAATATGGGTGAGAGTGGCTTTAAAGAGCTATACGAAGAGATATTGGGGGATAAACCTCCAATTGAAAATGTATGGAGATTGACTGGTGGTAATCCAAGAGTGCTTGCACAGCTCTACGAGTCGAAGTGGGATGTGGAGTTTACCATTAGGAGTCTTGCAGAATCCAAGAAGCTTGAGATATTTATATCATCTCTTGATAGTGATGAGAGGGGGTGGCTTCTTAAAGCTGTTGAAGATCCTGATACGCTATTGGCTAGAGAGAAGATGCCCCTCCTCAATAGATTAGTTGAGCTGAATTTAATTGTTGACAACATCCCAGCTAGAGATGAGAGAAGCTGGATTGATGAACCACCACCGGAGAGGAACATAGAATTGGGCGTAGGCAGGCATGTAGCATGGCAAACTCCAATACATAGGGAAGCAGTCAGGAGGGCAATAGCACAATGTTAA